A window of the Gemmatirosa kalamazoonensis genome harbors these coding sequences:
- a CDS encoding O-methyltransferase, whose product MSQDVWTAVDRYFGDLLFPPDEVLDAALTASESAGLPAIQVTPALGKLLHLIARMIGARRVLELGTLGGYSTIWLARALPDGGSLVTLEADEKHAEVARANLARAGLTTLVELRLGRALDTLPQIAAEGRAPFDLVFIDADKANIPDYFAWALRLSRRGSVIIVDNVVRGGAVADPATTDANVRGVQRFAEALAAEPRVSATVVQTVGAKGYDGFSLAIVNEPG is encoded by the coding sequence ATGAGTCAGGACGTGTGGACCGCCGTCGACCGGTACTTCGGCGACCTGCTCTTCCCGCCGGACGAGGTGCTCGACGCCGCGCTCACCGCCAGCGAATCGGCGGGACTCCCGGCGATCCAGGTGACGCCGGCGCTCGGCAAGCTGCTCCACCTCATCGCGCGCATGATCGGCGCGCGCCGCGTCCTCGAGCTCGGGACGCTCGGCGGCTACAGCACGATCTGGCTCGCCCGCGCGCTCCCTGACGGCGGGTCGCTCGTCACGCTGGAGGCCGACGAGAAGCACGCCGAGGTCGCGCGGGCGAACCTCGCGCGTGCCGGCCTAACGACGCTCGTCGAGCTACGCCTCGGCCGCGCGCTCGACACGCTGCCGCAGATCGCCGCCGAAGGACGCGCGCCGTTCGACCTCGTGTTCATCGACGCCGACAAGGCGAACATCCCCGACTACTTCGCGTGGGCGCTGCGCCTGTCGCGGCGCGGGAGCGTGATCATCGTCGACAACGTCGTGCGCGGCGGCGCGGTGGCCGATCCGGCGACGACCGACGCGAACGTGCGCGGCGTGCAACGGTTCGCCGAGGCGCTCGCCGCCGAGCCGCGCGTGAGCGCGACCGTGGTGCAGACCGTGGGCGCGAAGGGCTACGACGGCTTCTCGCTCGCGATCGTGAACGAGCCCGGGTGA
- a CDS encoding DUF3303 domain-containing protein yields MLFMVLETFRDGQARPVYERFRERGRLAPEGLRYVASWVTDDLRGCYQVMECDDRAALDAWIARWSDLVDFEVVPVVTSAEAAERVLGG; encoded by the coding sequence ATGCTGTTCATGGTCCTGGAGACGTTCCGCGACGGGCAGGCGCGCCCGGTGTACGAGCGGTTCCGTGAGCGCGGGCGGCTCGCGCCGGAGGGGCTGCGCTACGTCGCGAGCTGGGTGACCGACGATCTGCGCGGCTGCTACCAGGTCATGGAGTGCGACGACCGCGCCGCGCTCGACGCGTGGATCGCGCGGTGGTCCGACCTCGTCGACTTCGAGGTCGTGCCCGTCGTGACGTCGGCGGAGGCGGCGGAGCGGGTGCTCGGTGGCTGA
- a CDS encoding DUF488 family protein: MPNKKAVHPVATIGYQGTTMDRFLAALAGEKVDLLVDVRAVASSRRAGFSKTALAANLDGAGIEYLHLRGLGTPADGRAAARSGKHEEMHRIFGEHLATWEAQEDLHRLEELVRGGRHVALLCFEADPAHCHRTLVARALAERVPVHVTDLRPELD, from the coding sequence ATGCCTAACAAGAAAGCCGTCCACCCGGTCGCCACGATCGGCTACCAGGGCACCACCATGGACCGCTTCCTCGCCGCGCTCGCCGGCGAGAAGGTGGACCTGCTGGTCGACGTGCGTGCCGTCGCGAGCTCGCGCCGCGCGGGGTTCTCCAAGACCGCGCTCGCCGCGAACCTCGACGGCGCCGGCATCGAGTACCTCCACCTGCGCGGACTCGGCACCCCAGCGGACGGCCGCGCGGCGGCGCGCAGCGGGAAGCACGAGGAGATGCACCGCATCTTCGGCGAGCATCTCGCGACGTGGGAAGCGCAGGAGGACCTGCACCGCCTCGAGGAGCTCGTGCGCGGCGGCCGCCACGTCGCGCTGCTGTGCTTCGAGGCCGACCCCGCGCACTGCCACCGCACCCTCGTCGCCCGCGCGCTCGCCGAGCGGGTGCCGGTGCACGTCACCGACCTGCGTCCCGAGCTCGACTAG
- a CDS encoding DUF4112 domain-containing protein produces the protein MAERRAVVPDDRERLAALARALDAAVRIPGTNVRVGLDAVIGLVPGIGDVAGAALAGYIVLAAARRGASPALLTRMLLNVAIDTVLGAVPVIGDVFDVAWRANSRNVALLQRHGEAPAATRAASRAVVVLVLLGLAALLVGGIVLAWLGLRALLGGLHVA, from the coding sequence GTGGCTGAGCGCCGAGCCGTCGTGCCCGACGACCGCGAGCGGCTCGCGGCGCTCGCGCGCGCGCTCGATGCTGCGGTGCGCATCCCCGGCACGAACGTGCGCGTCGGGCTCGACGCGGTCATCGGGCTCGTGCCCGGCATCGGCGACGTCGCGGGGGCGGCGCTCGCCGGCTACATCGTGCTCGCCGCCGCGCGCCGCGGCGCGTCGCCGGCGCTGCTCACGCGCATGCTCCTCAACGTCGCCATCGACACGGTGCTCGGCGCCGTGCCGGTGATCGGGGACGTGTTCGACGTCGCGTGGCGCGCGAACTCGCGCAACGTCGCGCTGCTGCAGCGGCACGGCGAGGCGCCGGCGGCGACGCGCGCCGCGAGCCGCGCCGTCGTCGTGCTCGTGCTCCTCGGGCTCGCGGCGCTGCTCGTCGGCGGGATCGTGCTCGCGTGGCTCGGGCTGCGCGCGCTGCTCGGCGGGTTGCACGTGGCGTGA
- a CDS encoding DinB family protein: protein MRRLLPTIIVAGLLVATPKRPALAQDGGDVMDVRAAAYLRDQYLADLDTLHAKIVALATAIPADKYAWRPAPGVRSISEALMHVAGEWYYFAPMSVAAKAPADFGAPREALPRLEKIADKSLVLAELDKSWTHCKAQLSGVAPASLTGTYRPWNTTLPRAAFGMTGDLHEHLGQLIAYARSVGVAPPWSR, encoded by the coding sequence GTGCGCCGTCTCCTCCCGACGATCATCGTCGCCGGTCTGCTCGTCGCCACGCCGAAGCGTCCCGCGCTCGCGCAGGACGGTGGCGACGTGATGGACGTGCGGGCCGCCGCGTACCTGCGCGACCAGTACCTCGCCGATCTCGACACGCTGCACGCGAAGATCGTCGCGCTCGCGACGGCGATCCCCGCCGACAAGTACGCGTGGCGGCCGGCGCCGGGGGTGCGGTCGATCTCCGAGGCGCTGATGCACGTCGCCGGCGAGTGGTACTACTTCGCGCCGATGTCCGTCGCCGCGAAGGCGCCCGCCGACTTCGGCGCGCCGCGCGAGGCGCTGCCGCGGCTGGAGAAGATCGCTGACAAGTCGCTCGTGCTCGCGGAGCTCGACAAGTCGTGGACGCACTGCAAGGCGCAGCTCTCCGGCGTCGCGCCGGCGAGCCTCACCGGCACCTACCGGCCGTGGAACACCACGCTCCCCCGCGCCGCGTTCGGCATGACCGGCGACCTCCACGAGCACCTCGGGCAGCTCATCGCGTACGCCCGCTCCGTCGGGGTCGCGCCGCCCTGGAGCAGGTGA